One window of Papaver somniferum cultivar HN1 chromosome 9, ASM357369v1, whole genome shotgun sequence genomic DNA carries:
- the LOC113312075 gene encoding protein FAR1-RELATED SEQUENCE 5-like translates to MNEDMDCRHNHPRPKDLHGHYRAGRLKAHEYAELDKMTRARMAPSKILSKLKENEKNNKTTLKQIYNARSTLRRKDLQGRLVMQQLLWLAQNKNYACQKKLDEFGHVTHLFIAHPECVKLAFCFSQVLILDCTYKTNKYEMPLMNVVGHTSTKSPFTFAFCFLHDELKESYVWALEQVKLIFREDALPKVMVTDQEAALMFAIRKVFPNAQNFICTFHVWNNVRKKCQGIIQPLKLKELEKIATLPYGEREVKKKEFRKSYEANERMWACFHNDWEALTWSITEEVYEEIVAKLIANWGVKYPEIIIYLRKQFLDTNAHRFVSAFKNHHKHFDNQATSMVESAHYRLKRNIFGCVDTFVTVFNAMEDYFMSDVIKFGTLFEKSLMMKHDEFPDDKCLRGLTHMVSHLCIELIMKEVDLMEKMDANSQEECVCKMRESMGLPCRHELLRYKDCLIPFEDIDPH, encoded by the coding sequence ATGAATGAAGATATGGATTGCCGTCATAATCACCCACGTCCAAAGGATCTTCATGGACATTATAGAGCCGGAAGACTAAAAGCTCATGAATATGCGGAGctagataaaatgacacgagcacgtatgGCACCCTCTAAAATTCTTAGCAAGTTGAAGGAGAATGAGAAGAATAACAAGACTACGTTGAAACAAATCTATAACGCGAGAAGTACTTTGAGAAGAAAGGATTTGCAAGGTAGGTTGGTGATGCAACAATTATTGTGGTTAGCGCAAAATAAGaactacgcttgccaaaagaaATTGGATGAATTTGGCCATGTGACGCACCTTTTTATTGCCCATCCGGAATGCGTAAAGTTGGCGTTCTGCTTCTCACAAGTTCTCAtattggattgcacttacaaAACCAATAAGTATGAGATGCCCTTGATGAACGTTGTTGGTCATACGTCAACCAAGTCACCTTTCAcctttgctttttgttttttgcATGATGAGTTGAAAGAAAGCTATGTATGGGCATTGGAACAagtgaagttaatcttccgggaggatGCTCTACCAAAAGTCATGGTAACCGACCAAGAGGCGGCATTGATGTTTGCTATAAGGAAGGTATTTCCGAACGCGCAAAACTTTATTTGTACCTTTCATGTATGGAATAATGTTAGGAAGAAATGCCAAGGGATAATCCAACCGCTCAAGTTGAAAGAGCTAGAGAAGATTGCTACATTACCGTATGGAGAacgagaagtgaagaagaaagaattcaGGAAATCATATGAGGCTAATGAAAGGATGTGGGCATGTTTCCACAATGATTGGGAAGCTTTGACTTGGTCCATCACCGAAGAAGTGTATGAAGAAATTGTTGCAAAGCTCATTGCGAATTGGGGCGTCAAATACCCGGAAATCATTATATATTTACGCAAGCAATTCTTGGATACCAACGCACATAGATTTGTTAGTGCATTTAAAAACCACCACAagcacttcgacaaccaagctacaagtatggtagagtcggctcactATCGTTTGAAGAGGAATATATTTGGGTGCGTGGACACGTTCGTCACGGTGTTTAACGCAATGGAAGACTATTTCATGAGTGACGTTATAAAATTTGGAACGTTATTCGAAAAAAGTCTAATGATGAAGCATGATGAATTCCCAGATGATAAGTGTCTCCGGGGACTAACCCATATGGTCTCTCATTTGTGCATTGAACTTATAATGAAGgaagtggatttgatggagaaaaTGGATGCTAACTCccaggaagagtgtgtttgtaaaatgagGGAAAGCATGGGACTTCCGTGTCGGCATGAactacttcggtacaaggattGTCTTATACCttttgaggatattgatcctcattag